The Methanofollis sp. UBA420 genome contains a region encoding:
- a CDS encoding asparagine synthetase B family protein gives MVREVIGQGSGVPEVDRLREVAARTIGEFCIVIETDARLFCISDRIRSVPLFYATVQDRIIVSDDANIIRSALHPALDPESAAEFLVTGYVTGEGTLFQGLRQTNAGEILVLDKRTGSVHTTPYYRYLHGDYYQEDGTALMNVLDEILYRAFERLMASTAGRGQQIVVPLSGGLDSRIIAAMLRIVGAKDVVCYNYGHPINRESRASQKVAEALEYPWHFIEYTQDAWEECYTSPEMRTYQKYSGNLASQPHIQDFFAVRTLKAEGIVQDNAVFVPGHAGDMLSGSHIPASYQKDGNYSQEKVIDDLLTKHYSLLGWNHNGLRSLYSQKIARGCGDIRVHDNDSCANALEYFDFYERQAKFIVNAVRVYEFFGYSWSLPFWDAELIDFYLHVPLHHRIGQKLYKRYARERLFVGKYEALRKIECTSRFETPLNNFLSDARHGPSFLMHLICTGGQKTSWYNKILAMLEENRLPLPDALMKYPSLVSLVGQESAVPEIRLNGLIIQSYLSLIIPDDGIQGSCPVAGEVRIEQ, from the coding sequence GTGGTCAGGGAAGTCATAGGGCAGGGTTCCGGCGTCCCTGAAGTCGACCGCCTCAGGGAGGTCGCGGCCAGAACCATCGGCGAGTTCTGCATCGTCATCGAAACGGACGCCCGCCTCTTCTGTATATCTGACCGGATACGGAGTGTCCCTCTCTTCTATGCCACAGTTCAGGACCGTATCATCGTCTCGGACGATGCGAACATCATCAGGTCTGCCCTGCACCCGGCACTGGACCCGGAGAGTGCAGCGGAGTTTCTGGTAACAGGGTATGTAACCGGCGAAGGCACGCTTTTTCAGGGCCTGAGGCAGACGAATGCGGGCGAGATCCTTGTCCTGGATAAGAGAACGGGATCGGTCCATACGACCCCCTACTATCGGTACCTCCATGGCGACTACTACCAGGAGGACGGGACAGCATTGATGAATGTCCTGGACGAGATCCTGTACAGGGCCTTCGAGAGGCTGATGGCATCCACTGCCGGGAGAGGGCAACAGATTGTCGTTCCTTTGAGCGGCGGACTCGATTCGCGGATCATCGCCGCAATGCTCCGAATTGTGGGGGCGAAAGATGTTGTCTGTTATAATTACGGGCACCCCATCAACAGGGAGAGCAGAGCAAGCCAAAAAGTGGCGGAGGCACTGGAGTACCCCTGGCATTTCATCGAGTACACGCAGGACGCCTGGGAAGAGTGCTACACATCCCCTGAGATGAGGACGTACCAGAAATATAGCGGAAACCTGGCGTCGCAACCTCATATCCAGGATTTTTTTGCCGTGCGTACGCTGAAAGCGGAGGGCATTGTTCAGGACAATGCGGTCTTTGTGCCGGGGCACGCGGGAGATATGCTCAGCGGGTCGCATATCCCGGCATCGTACCAAAAAGACGGGAACTATTCGCAGGAAAAAGTCATAGACGATCTTCTCACAAAACATTACTCCCTGCTGGGCTGGAACCACAATGGTCTTCGTTCTCTCTATTCACAGAAGATTGCACGGGGGTGCGGGGATATCAGGGTCCACGACAATGACTCCTGTGCAAACGCCCTTGAATATTTTGATTTCTACGAACGCCAGGCAAAGTTCATCGTAAACGCGGTTCGTGTGTACGAATTTTTCGGCTATTCCTGGAGTTTGCCCTTCTGGGATGCCGAGTTGATCGATTTTTACCTGCATGTGCCCCTGCACCACCGCATCGGACAGAAATTGTACAAGAGGTATGCCAGGGAGAGATTGTTTGTCGGAAAATATGAAGCCCTTCGCAAGATAGAGTGTACGAGCAGGTTTGAGACACCCCTGAACAACTTCCTCTCAGATGCGAGACACGGGCCGTCCTTCCTCATGCATCTCATCTGTACAGGGGGACAAAAAACATCATGGTACAACAAAATCCTTGCCATGCTGGAAGAAAACCGCCTGCCTCTTCCGGATGCGCTGATGAAGTACCCCTCCCTTGTCTCACTGGTCGGCCAGGAAAGTGCGGTCCCTGAAATCAGACTGAACGGCCTTATCATACAAAGCTATCTGAGTCTTATCATCCCTGACGACGGGATCCAGGGATCCTGCCCTGTGGCCGGAGAGGTTCGGATCGAGCAATAA
- a CDS encoding GNAT family N-acetyltransferase, giving the protein MNAEDFDSLHIVNAPEWRDIRCFIWEGWQTNVLYTYYIDPAAVSLSRNAKRNVKKGTETGIVIRKSEDIDTFYKLFERTFQNRGMAPPLQKPLFRSIFETFHARGNCELITAQNPDGDVISGDFYLFDNRRVYRWAAATSHESKASGASFLLLSEAIREFKERGYREMNLMTANIPYLAEFTQNFSPNLVPYYGVTKKSAYLKLSSAIMGT; this is encoded by the coding sequence ATGAATGCGGAGGACTTTGACAGCCTTCATATTGTGAACGCTCCGGAGTGGAGAGATATCAGGTGCTTCATCTGGGAAGGGTGGCAGACCAATGTGTTGTATACGTACTATATCGACCCGGCCGCGGTCAGTTTGTCGAGAAATGCAAAGAGGAATGTGAAAAAAGGAACAGAAACCGGGATTGTAATCCGAAAATCAGAAGACATCGACACATTCTATAAACTCTTCGAGCGTACTTTCCAGAACAGGGGCATGGCGCCACCCCTTCAGAAACCCCTGTTCCGCAGCATATTCGAGACCTTCCACGCACGCGGCAACTGCGAACTGATCACCGCGCAGAACCCGGACGGCGACGTGATCAGTGGGGATTTCTATCTCTTCGACAACCGGAGGGTCTACCGCTGGGCTGCCGCAACCAGTCACGAGTCCAAGGCTTCCGGGGCCTCCTTCCTCCTTCTCTCCGAGGCCATCCGGGAGTTCAAGGAGAGGGGATACCGCGAGATGAACCTGATGACCGCAAATATTCCCTATCTCGCCGAGTTTACCCAGAATTTCAGTCCGAACCTCGTCCCCTATTACGGGGTAACGAAAAAGTCCGCGTATCTGAAACTTTCTTCCGCGATCATGGGTACCTGA
- a CDS encoding polysaccharide deacetylase family protein, which yields MLGILREDPEVWALYTRSEEYTPGFRDRYDRFPFYLSKNRNIFEPVASRYLFDRGFRPEYPDGRQFALCLTHDIDTVYSSLHGKGVKAFNALRDGRFSDAKRSLVQMKTKRLPWCNFQDIIAMEQAYGASSTFFFLVLDPESEDYAYDIEDLGPDLGMIVDQGHEVGLHGGHQTYNNPEDIREKKRRLEKLLNEPIVGYRNHYLKIKVPDTWEYLLKAGFQYDSTMGFADCAGFRNGMCYPYKPFDLRNNRPMDIVEIPLAIMDKTLFYYMHLDLDLSWELTRQIIENVKQCHGVLNVLWHNNCMSGDYLKLYKKLLDYCSKEGAWMTSGKELYDWWSRYL from the coding sequence ATGCTGGGAATACTCAGAGAAGATCCTGAAGTCTGGGCCCTCTATACACGGAGTGAAGAATATACTCCCGGCTTCCGCGACCGGTATGACCGTTTTCCTTTCTATCTCAGCAAGAACCGGAATATTTTCGAACCGGTTGCCTCACGGTATCTGTTTGACAGGGGTTTCCGCCCTGAGTACCCTGACGGCAGGCAGTTCGCGCTCTGCCTGACACATGATATCGATACAGTGTACAGTTCTCTCCATGGCAAAGGGGTGAAAGCGTTCAATGCCCTCCGCGACGGTCGTTTCTCTGATGCGAAGCGGTCCCTGGTGCAGATGAAGACGAAGAGGTTGCCCTGGTGCAATTTTCAGGACATTATCGCGATGGAACAGGCCTATGGTGCCAGTTCAACCTTTTTCTTTCTTGTTCTGGACCCTGAAAGCGAGGATTATGCCTATGATATCGAAGATCTGGGGCCGGATCTGGGCATGATCGTGGACCAGGGACATGAGGTCGGCCTCCATGGCGGCCACCAGACCTATAATAATCCTGAGGACATCAGGGAGAAAAAAAGACGGCTGGAAAAATTGCTGAATGAACCGATAGTGGGTTATCGGAACCACTATCTCAAAATTAAAGTACCTGATACCTGGGAATATCTCTTAAAGGCCGGGTTTCAGTATGATTCGACAATGGGATTTGCTGATTGCGCCGGTTTCAGAAATGGGATGTGTTATCCGTACAAACCGTTTGATCTCAGGAATAACCGGCCGATGGACATCGTTGAGATCCCTCTCGCGATCATGGACAAGACGCTCTTTTACTACATGCATCTTGACCTGGACCTCTCGTGGGAGCTGACCCGGCAGATTATTGAGAATGTGAAGCAGTGCCACGGCGTTCTCAATGTCCTCTGGCATAACAACTGCATGTCAGGGGACTATCTGAAACTGTATAAAAAACTGCTGGATTATTGTTCAAAGGAAGGTGCGTGGATGACATCGGGCAAGGAGCTTTATGATTGGTGGTCCAGGTATCTCTGA
- a CDS encoding glycerophosphodiester phosphodiesterase: MFIVGHRGARASAPENTLRALEIGMACADYVEVDIRLSRDGVPVVMDDATLDRTTDGSGAVCTYLLSELKMLDAGDGEKIPTLQEIVSLVTGRCGLFVEIKEKGSEETVCRVLSGYDPEKLFVVSFHEESIRKVKDLLPGVRTGFIFSRCGGDPLSFAVSVRADAILPRKDLLTSSLVDPAH, encoded by the coding sequence ATGTTCATCGTCGGTCACCGGGGGGCCAGAGCGTCGGCCCCGGAGAACACCCTGCGTGCACTGGAGATCGGCATGGCATGCGCCGATTATGTCGAGGTCGATATCCGTCTGAGCCGTGACGGCGTGCCCGTCGTCATGGACGACGCCACTCTCGACCGGACGACCGATGGCAGCGGGGCCGTATGCACGTACCTGCTCTCCGAACTGAAGATGCTCGACGCCGGAGACGGAGAAAAAATCCCGACTCTTCAGGAGATCGTCTCTCTGGTCACCGGGCGATGTGGCCTGTTTGTCGAGATCAAGGAGAAAGGGAGTGAGGAGACGGTCTGCCGCGTGCTGAGCGGATATGATCCTGAAAAACTCTTTGTCGTATCATTCCATGAAGAAAGCATCAGAAAAGTGAAGGACCTCCTGCCCGGTGTCAGGACAGGTTTCATCTTCTCGCGATGCGGGGGGGATCCCCTCTCGTTCGCCGTTTCTGTCCGTGCTGATGCGATCCTCCCCAGGAAAGACCTCCTTACCTCCTCTCTCGTTGACCCGGCACATTGA
- a CDS encoding dihydrolipoyl dehydrogenase: protein MKEYDLIAIGTGSAMPIVDAVLQENPDTRIAIIDRDEPGGICLTRGCIPSKMLLYPAELVREIERATAFGIDASLKGIDFRRVMERMRETVDRDVVAIRKALEESPGVDYYRAIASFTAPYTLTVDGTEVHAKKILLCTGSRPGIPPVAGLEWVPYLTSDTLLGLDTLPPTVAIIGGGYIAAEYGHFLAAMGSKVTVIGRNPQFIPEEEPEVSALARKVLGEHLTIVTDQEVRSAENRPGGKVGLVARDRGTGEETEYVADTVLVASGRSSNTDILHPERGGVMTDARGWIEVDDHLQTSQPGVWALGDANGKYLFKHVANYEARIVYFNAVLGERVRADYRVVPHAVFTWPEIAAVGMKEREAVEAYGADGISIGFQRYQDTAKGEAMGVRDGFVKVIVENRSGHVLGAHIIGPSASVLIQEVVTLMYTDLNARALVLASMHIHPALSEVVQRAFSSLMSPAKYRRLLDDYGLSAQ, encoded by the coding sequence ATGAAGGAGTACGACCTCATCGCTATCGGCACAGGTTCGGCGATGCCCATCGTGGACGCGGTCCTGCAGGAGAACCCGGACACCCGCATCGCAATCATCGACAGGGACGAACCCGGCGGGATATGCCTGACACGGGGGTGCATCCCCTCGAAGATGCTGTTGTACCCGGCAGAACTGGTCAGGGAGATCGAGAGGGCGACCGCCTTCGGCATCGACGCGAGTCTGAAGGGCATCGACTTTCGGCGGGTCATGGAGAGAATGCGGGAGACAGTCGACCGCGATGTCGTGGCGATCAGGAAGGCGCTCGAAGAGTCGCCGGGTGTCGATTATTATCGTGCGATCGCTTCTTTCACCGCCCCGTACACCCTCACGGTGGACGGGACCGAGGTCCATGCGAAAAAGATCCTCCTCTGCACCGGTTCGAGGCCCGGCATCCCGCCAGTGGCGGGGCTTGAATGGGTGCCCTACCTGACAAGCGACACTCTCCTCGGCCTGGACACGCTCCCGCCGACGGTGGCGATCATCGGCGGGGGATACATCGCCGCGGAGTACGGCCACTTCCTCGCCGCCATGGGTTCAAAGGTCACGGTCATCGGGAGAAACCCGCAGTTCATCCCAGAGGAAGAACCCGAGGTCTCGGCACTGGCACGCAAAGTGCTCGGAGAGCACCTCACCATCGTCACCGACCAGGAGGTCAGGAGCGCAGAGAACCGCCCCGGCGGGAAGGTCGGGCTTGTCGCAAGGGACCGGGGCACCGGAGAGGAGACCGAGTACGTCGCCGACACCGTGCTCGTGGCCTCAGGGCGGAGCTCGAACACCGACATCCTCCACCCGGAGAGAGGGGGCGTCATGACCGACGCCCGCGGCTGGATCGAGGTCGACGATCACCTCCAGACGTCGCAGCCCGGCGTCTGGGCGCTCGGCGACGCAAACGGGAAGTACCTCTTCAAACACGTGGCGAACTACGAGGCGCGGATCGTGTATTTCAATGCCGTCCTCGGCGAGCGCGTCAGGGCCGACTACAGGGTCGTCCCGCATGCGGTCTTCACCTGGCCGGAGATAGCCGCGGTCGGCATGAAGGAGAGAGAGGCCGTCGAGGCGTACGGGGCCGACGGTATCTCCATCGGTTTCCAGCGGTACCAGGACACGGCAAAGGGGGAGGCGATGGGAGTCCGCGATGGTTTCGTCAAGGTGATCGTCGAGAACAGAAGCGGCCATGTCCTCGGCGCCCACATCATCGGGCCTTCTGCGTCGGTCCTCATCCAGGAGGTCGTCACCCTGATGTACACGGACCTGAATGCCAGAGCCCTCGTCCTCGCGAGCATGCACATTCATCCTGCCCTCAGCGAGGTCGTCCAGAGAGCATTCTCGTCTCTCATGAGTCCTGCGAAGTATCGTCGGCTTCTGGATGATTACGGGCTTTCGGCACAATAA
- a CDS encoding transporter substrate-binding domain-containing protein, with protein sequence MAFAGCTGSDSKTPAQSGAEEKPTYVVGIDAPYPPFSIMGKDGKPTGFDTETMLWIAEKEGFNVEFKQIAFDSLVPALNGKNIDLVHSGMTITPERLEQVNFSVPYWTVNQTVIVREGSTLTMDDVLAGTATLGTQRGTTAEIWIDENLVQKGLMDKKNLKHHDNIANAVTDLENGNIDAVMFDSTVINDVIAGKKLQKIGSVETGEQFGIAVRKGDNELLATINDGLEKFMNDPYRQELIQKYKME encoded by the coding sequence GTGGCATTTGCGGGTTGCACCGGAAGCGACTCCAAGACCCCTGCACAGTCCGGTGCAGAGGAAAAACCGACCTATGTCGTGGGAATTGACGCCCCCTATCCGCCGTTCTCCATCATGGGTAAGGACGGCAAGCCGACCGGGTTCGACACCGAAACCATGCTCTGGATCGCGGAAAAAGAGGGATTCAATGTCGAATTCAAGCAGATCGCCTTTGACAGCCTGGTCCCTGCCCTGAATGGCAAAAACATCGATCTGGTCCACTCGGGCATGACCATCACGCCGGAGAGGCTGGAACAGGTGAACTTCTCTGTCCCATACTGGACCGTCAACCAGACCGTCATCGTGCGCGAGGGGTCGACCCTGACAATGGACGACGTCCTTGCCGGCACGGCGACCCTCGGCACCCAGCGCGGCACCACCGCCGAGATCTGGATCGACGAAAACCTCGTCCAGAAGGGCCTCATGGACAAGAAAAACCTCAAGCACCATGACAACATCGCCAATGCGGTGACCGACCTTGAGAACGGCAACATCGATGCAGTGATGTTCGACAGCACCGTGATCAACGACGTCATCGCCGGCAAGAAACTCCAGAAAATCGGGTCCGTTGAGACCGGCGAACAGTTCGGTATCGCGGTCCGGAAGGGGGACAACGAACTCCTCGCCACGATCAACGACGGCCTTGAGAAGTTCATGAACGACCCCTACAGGCAGGAACTCATCCAGAAGTACAAGATGGAGTGA
- a CDS encoding DUF504 domain-containing protein: MRTSHQILLRLLHDPAYDFAAVAVVFIDRGAPGDRSQIDGREIAAIEGAHMVVETDRGQKYIPIHRVLRILYQGEAVWEREGFKPWEEEV, translated from the coding sequence ATGCGGACAAGCCACCAGATCCTCCTCAGACTCCTTCATGATCCTGCCTACGACTTTGCGGCGGTAGCGGTCGTCTTCATCGATCGCGGGGCCCCCGGCGACCGCTCACAGATCGACGGCAGGGAGATCGCGGCGATCGAAGGGGCGCATATGGTGGTTGAAACGGACAGGGGGCAGAAGTATATCCCCATCCACCGGGTGCTCAGGATCCTCTATCAGGGTGAGGCGGTCTGGGAAAGGGAGGGGTTCAAGCCCTGGGAAGAAGAGGTATAA